In Tachysurus vachellii isolate PV-2020 chromosome 12, HZAU_Pvac_v1, whole genome shotgun sequence, the DNA window aatcgacctaccatgcatgtctttggaccaggggaggaaaccggagtacccggaggaaacccccgaggcacggggagaacatgcaagctccacacacacaaggcggaggccgttcgtgctaaccactaagccaccgtgcccccctccactAAATACttgaataattaaattaaacaccaTGCCACTCAAAATAACTGTAATAGCAAATAAAATCACTAGCAATAAAATTGAACTGCCACGTTGGTCAAATGTAAATGGATCCAAAGAACAGGACAGCAAAGTTTTCTGATCTACAcctaagaataaaataaaaatataaaatgattgacaaaaacagctttgtaCTATTATCAAATAATTTACCAGTGTTATTTTTACATGCACCAGGATTTAAATGATGACAGTTATTAAATGTAGCatcagactttatttatttattcccattcccccctttttttatctttagatGACCAGGGGTGGTGTCAAACACTTGGATATTTTCTAATGCTGAGACTTTCAACAATCATGTAGCGTAAGGACGCATACGACGTCCTGTTTGTGGCCACAGCCGAGTCAGCAGTGCTTGACTTTAAACACCCTCCTGCTGCTTGCCCATGTTGGATAAGGATGTATTCACCAATAAACAATCTGTGAATAGTTTCCTGGAGGTTGCTTTCAGACCTCAGCAGGTACGCACAACCGTACTAGACTATATCCAAGTATTAGACACCTCCCAGGTGATCGTCTGTTCTTGTTTGTGTGATGAACGGGTGGAAATTCTGCTGTCCTCTCGTCACCAGGTTATTTGTCTTTGTCTCAACTTCAGGAGACTCTTCTGGTCtgctgtgtacacacacttgttcttttttttacctgacgccactgttcaaataaaaagaaagtgcGTATTCTCTTGAGTGCTTTAAACCAAAAGAAAAGTAAGACatatgtctgtatttttgttacttaCTGCAGTTACACTGGATATTCTGCTCTTTGCAGCTGTTCAGTAAATGTAGCTGCTTTAGCCTCTGATCTATAAGCTGCTCACTCAGAGATCTATTCTCCTACACACATGAAAAAACATGTCAAAGTGAATCTAATGTAATTTAGATCTTAAATCGGGCAAAAAAGTCGATGAGAAATCTTTCTCACTGCTGTTAGCCTGTAGTTCTTGTTCATCTCAGTCTGCATCTCCTTAATGTGCGCTGACCTCTGGCTTTCCAGAATGTTGTAGAAGTATTCTATTTGCTTATTGTGCTTCAGCAAATCCTCATCTACCACACTGATGTTCACCTGTTACAGTCATCACACTCAGTCAGGTACTGTATAAACATAATAGgctgtgtattctgtgtatatTATAACAGGGTGTGTATATTATTCTCACGTCAGGTTCATGTATATGGCGCTTGTGAAGCTCAATAAACTTCTCCTTCAGCTTCTTGGGCTCTTGGATGAAGCGTGAGCAGTTGTAGATGTCATTCTTCATCCTTTCCACCATGTTATTCACACTTATGACCTGTAAGAACAAAGACATTACAGTCTAATTGCACCAGTGGTAAAAATCTAACACTTATTATCCGTGTCTCGGATAATCCGAGTAATAACTACATGCTAAATCTAGGAAACCTTCATGGAAAAATATAAGAGCTTGCGTCTTAAGAAACGATGAATCGTTAAAGGATATTGTGGTGAAACGAACCTTCTCCCTCTCTATGCTTAAGTCTTTATCCTTAACTTCGATTTTCCGCTTCAGGTCAAAAATGATCTCCTGGTTCTTCTTCATGGCCACTGATATCTCAGCAACAATCTAAAATAACAACCTCCTCTGATTAGCTTGTAGTATAATCGTAGTGCCGGTCATCTGTTGCATAAAATCTGCCAGAGAGTCATACTAATAAACTCCTCACCTTTGAGAACATGTAATTATTCTCCTCTACTTTTTCCTGAAGTTGCCCGATTACACTCAGTTGACTGCTGCCCTTCCTCTCTTTATCATGTTTTTCACTCTGAACTATCACGCTGAACagttctttcttgctctcttctAGGCTCCGCTCCAAGTCCTCGATGTTTTTCTTGAGCTCCTCGATAGAGCTTTCCTGCAGGGGTCAGAACAGATTCCCTTTTAATTTATTGCacgatttcattcattcattcattcattcatcttctaccgcttatccgaactacctcgtgtcacggggagcctgtgcctatctcaggcgtcatcgggcatcaaggcaggatacaccctggacggagtgccaacccatcgcagggcacacacacacacacacactctcattcactcacgcaatcacacactacagacaattttccagagatgccaatcaacctaccatgcatgtctttggaccaggggaggaaaccggagtacccggaggaaacccccgaggcacggggagaacatgcaaactccacacacacaaggcggaggcaggaatcgaaccccgaccctggaggtgtgaggcgaacgtgctaaccactaagccaccgtgccccccgtcttAATTTATTAATGGCTAATTTATTCAACATTCTGTTATACCAAAGAACTTTAGTACTGAATCCCAGGATACTGAGTTTTACAGATATCTTGCTCTAAATTTATaccacacacaattacatactATACGCCGACATAGACAGAGAATTACGCCACAGAAcatactgtaaaaaataatgtttctacAAAGCTCTGGTAGTGATAGCACAAGCTTTACCTGGTCAGAGATGATCTGGCTTTGCTCCTCCTTCACCTTTGACAGACACCTGAAGTTTTGACTCACATCCCAGAGCTGGTCCTTCAGCTTCTGCATTTCCTCCCTTAGTTCAGAGATCTTGGAGAGCTGTTCTTCTGACAGGCTTTTGATGGTCCAGTATGTTGTTAACTGAAAACAAGCGTATGCACACATTACTTACGTCGTGTCAGGTGTTGACAAGGATTTTAAAACATGTCGATTTGCCACTTCGTGGTTCAGTGTTTGCTGTTTCCCAAAAGCAAACGATTTAAAAAGCTACAGTGATCGGAACAAATCATAAAAagacatacatttttatccatGAGCTGCAGTTCTTGCTCGAACATCTGCGCGGTCTCCTTCTCCTCCTGGATATCTTTTTCATACTCTGAGTAAAGTTCCAGGATCTCGTAAGTAGCGTCTTCCAGAATCCTTTGCTGCTTGTCCTTAGCGTTCTTCACTTCCTGCTCAAacgctgcctgtagctgtataGCGGAGATGGACAAAGACACAGCCAAGAGTATAAATTCCAAACATACTAATCCCAAGGCTGGATTTAAATGGATCGCAATTCCGTACAGAGCTGCTCCGCATTGACACACGCAGGACAAAATGAGACAAAAGTGCTAAGCTAACTAgatacagataaaaataatagcGTACAGTAGATGCTAAAGCAATAGATACAGTACAGATAATAATAACAGGAAGTATGGCTGATCACCTCCTGCAGCTCGGTGTCATAGGCCTGTTTGCTCTCCTCCATTTCAGAGCGGTTGTTCTCCTTAGTCTTCTGTAGCTCGTTTTCAAGATTCTCCTGCACAAGCTGCAGTTTCTGCTCGAACTCTTTGTTCTTCTCGAATTCCAGACGGGGCTCCATATCGAGGATCATCTCTAGCAACAAAATTTGTCATGCATTTTAAATCGGGTACTATTATAATACAGGATGGTGAAGTCTAGAAAATTCAACCAAACTCTAGGCTTCCAGATCATAAGATAAACCGAGGCAATTGTTCTAAAGCAGCTGAGCTTCCAGGTGACTCTGAAAACCCAAACTGAAACAAGCTCTTCTGTAAAGACACAATGTTGACATATAGTGATTGTATTTACCCCGGTCCTTCATCGCTTTGGCAGTATTCTCTTTCATCTCTGCCTTCACGTTCTCGTAAGAGTCCTTCTCCATCTGCTTCAAAGATCTCAGTATCTACCGTGAGATACAAACCATTTTTATTGAATTACTCACTTACGTGTGATATAACCTTACACTCGTTTTTTCACCTGATACCTAAAAATACAATCAAATCGATTTAATCAGCCTGAGATCCTGACCTGGAGTTCTTCTTTCAGAGCCTGTATCTGCTTCTGGTACGACTGCTTAATgccatttattttctcattgcAGTTTACGTCCATCATGTTCATTGTGATCTCCTGCTCCTTCTCCATCCACTCGACGTGGAACTTGAGCTCATTTATCGTGTCCTCCTGGAGAAATTAAACACGGGATAATATCAGAGACTGGACATCAGTGTAAAGTTTCAGGATGATAAGCATTTAATCCTGCAGCAGTCCTGGATGCACCTCACTGCACCACTGTGAAAGGTACTACTGTAAGTGAAACAGCGTTCCGTCGGTTTTAATGAACGTATAGCTCATGGCATTGTCATACTTACCTTTTCATCCACAAATTTCTTCGTACAAAGGACCTCCTCGGTGTAGTCTACTTCACTGACCGTCTCAACGgtctgtccatcctcgtcactgaTCGACCATATGAAAAGGGAGCCGTCCTTTGAGGCGGTCAGCAGGTACTGATCACTGGGTGTGACAGCCATCTGCACacacaatgaaagaaaaaatgtcaaattcGATGGAAAAGTTTGTTTAAACACCAAGAACAAATAAAATCGACATCAGCTAAATAAATCAGAGCTAACATTATCTACAATATATACGTTAaactatttctgttttcattATTACGGCATCTCGTCACTTCCAGAACATACACATACTTTGGTGATGGGACCAGAATGGGCCTGATGTTCTTTCCATTTCATCTCTTTTTCTAAAGAGTAATCAAGGACCTTCACGGTACCAGCGGCGGTGCCGACGAAGACAGATCTGCCCGAACGAGTCACGGCGATGGCTGTGTTGGCCGCGCCATCTGAGGCCATTTCACACAGGACCTgaatgcaaacaaaaacacatgcaaatcaAGTCAATTTTATCATTCTGTCAGTACACATATAGAGGGGGGAAATAATATTAATTGTAATTGttaattaattgtaattttatcCACTTTTTATAATCACATGATGGTTTTCTTAGACTTACCCCTTCATTACTGATCTCCCAAATATGGCTGCGGTCTACACAGTGGATGCTCCCGTTGGTAGGTGAGAACGCCATGTCTGCATAGGAACACGTTTTCTCGTTCCTAATCACCACGTTGCCGACCAGAACGTCCCACACAAATACGTTGCCGTCCATCCCACATGACACCAGGCGAGTATCATTTTCGCTCCACTTTACAGACTGCACCTGAAGGGTCAGAACATGGTATCAGGGTGATGGATATTTGTTtcgtttactctctctctcactcactcactcattttctaccgcttatcccgaactacctcgggtcacggggagcctgtgcctacctcaggcgtcatcgggcatcaaggcaggatacaccctggacggagtgccaacccatcgcagggcacacacactctcataatcacacactacggacaattttccagagatgccaatcaacctaccatgcatgtctttggaccgggggaggaaaccggagtacccggaggaaacccccgaggcacggggagaacatgcaaactccacacacacaaggcggaggtgggaatcgaacccccaaccctggaggtgtgaggcgaacgtgctaaccactaagccaccgtgccatcATGTTtcgtttatttaataaaaaattcatttgttatgaaaatttatatttataccgACCTTCTTATGATGTTCGTTCAGgtccatttttttctgtgttctgaTGTTGTAAATGGTGATCACGTTTTGGTTGACGGAGGCAAACTTGTTGCCATCGTGgttgaacacacactgtagacacATACATACTTTATTTAACCCACTACATCTATACACATCTTctagaaaaacaacacacagatttcaagtatgaaaaaaagaatttggaACGCTAAGTTCACGTCAGTGAGAACTCACCTCAGTGCAGCTGCCTGTGGGGTATTTACGGACAGTACGCATGTTGTCATTTAACACGTTCATGAGGCAGACTTCAGTGGAGAAACCCACCAGGATGAAAAGGCTGTTCGGGTGTATCGAGACGCAGAGCGGCTCTTCGTCAAACTCCTTAAACTGCACCAGAGTcctgtagagaaaaaaaacaggacatgtCTGTGTCTGATGGTCTGATGGTGATCATTATGCCGAATCATTAATGTCCAGTACCTTACTCATGTCAGTATTGAGGAGtatcaaacatttttattataaaacatattattttttCCTCCTACTTGGTGCTGTAGTTCCAGATGTGCACGGTGCAGTCCTTGGAGCAGGTAGCGATGAGCGGTTTCGtcgcacagacagacataccTGTGATGCTCCCCGAGTgaagacagtgagacaggtaTTTGAACTTGGTCTTCTTATTCTGAAGAAATGCAGAAGCAGAAGTCAGTACAGTACGTTTCCAATTTAAAGACTTTCTTTATTACTGTATCCCCATCAAACCGTTTGTTATTCTGTTACCTCAATAATGTCCTCTGAAGTGAAGCTGATGTGATAGAGCTGGCCTTGTTCTGTGCTGATGGCCAGCGTCTCCTCTGATGGACTAGTGCACATCGTGGCGATCTCCTGAAGCGGCTGACTGCTGTATGGGTGCACAGGAATCTGCAGAACAGAGGAACACAGCTCTTAATGCTTATACCTACTGATACTCCCAAGTAGCAATCAATACATAATATCGATCCTATAGAACTGTACTTTAGAGTGAACACCACATGCTTTAACACTTCTAGCATATCAGCTATCCTGGATATACAAGTTTATCTCTATACCTCTCTCTGCTCTTGTGCTAGAGAGTTAAAATAGACTTTTGAATCACACAAAATGAATTATAGTTAAGGTTCAGGCAAGTTGTGAAGAAGGCTGCGGTTTCGAATCTCAGCATTGCCAGAGAACCACAAGTGGAATCTTGAGCTCACCCTTAAACTTGCACAGTTACCTCATTTACTGTATAAGTTGTCTAGCATAAAAGCTTCTGCAGAAGGTTAAATACAAATTACTCACTCTTAATGTCTCTATCTTCCTGTAGTCATCATTATACTGAGTCTCCTCATAGAGACTAACTAATCCCCGCCCTGATGAACAGGCGAAGCCTTTGGAATAAGGCACGATGGCAGTGACAGCCGCCATCGGAGTCGGTGATTCCACCTTCTCCTTTTGTCTGTCAAGGGAGAGAAAGTGGAACGTGATGCTTTGagtaaaattcaataaaaattattttattatacacagTAGGATGATACAAGCATCACAAAGATAAAACAGAACAAGGGAAAAGATGCTTGAGAGGTTCTCCATGGTTACCCCTCAGATTCTTTCCCCAGTCTTTGCAGGCATTTGGATTTCAAAATTAGCAGTTGCCCTTCCTCAGATCCTGCAATAACGAAGTCCCCAGGCATCCACGTGTGGCACAGGATGTTCAGCTTCTCCACCTTATATGATTTCTCTAGTCTCAGGGTTTCCGTCTTGAATTTAAAGATCTTAAAAATTCCCTTTCCGGTCACGCAGACCTGTTTCTCATTCTCTGGGTTAAAGCTGATCTGAGATTGAGAAAAGAGAACACTCAGTATACACTCGTGAAAACACACGTGAAACCGTGACAGTGTTTATAACATTGTGAGCACAGGATCACATGAACACTGTCCAGGATAAAAATCGGTTAAACCTTTAATGGATAAGCTGGAATTGTTATTTTCTGCCACTTGTATGCATGTTCTTAATAGAGAAATATCTTCAATATTACAGAATTTTAAACTACAAGAGTTTTAAAATTTCTACCTGACTGATATTGCCTTGTATCGTGGTCTTCACTGTCGCGATGAGCTTGTTTTTCTTCCACTGCCAGCAGATGAGGTTCCACGTGGGTCCCCCAGCCTGGCCTATCAGGTACTCCGCGTCAGCCGAAAACGCCATGCAGATGAAATCCTGCACGCCGCAGTCCTTCCCCATTAGAACCTGTTTCTTGGGCCGCTTTTGGTCCTCCAAATCAATGATGACAATGGAGCCCCATTTACCCCGCTCTGACACGGCCAGGTAGCGCCGATCTGGGCTTAAAGCCAGGGCCTGCATGGCATTGCTTCCCTTTGTTCCTGTGGAATAACATTAGAGTTGGACGactaaatgattaaaattaaaacagatCCAAAAGCTACTGAACAGAATCAATAGAGTCAAATGTTAGTTTTTATACATAATTGTACGTTTGATGGTAAATTTACACCGTactttaggggaaaaaaaattctgtcagTGCTTaggttgtttttaaaaaaaaaagtacaagagGAAGTGAAGCTTTCAGCAGACTTACTGTGGATGAACTTGGGGTGTTGCTGATGGAAGTTGTAACTTATACAGTACTTTCCACTTGGGAAAATCACCGTCTCCTCATCCTGAAAGAGTAAGTTGTTCTTTACATCTTTGCACACACCAAAACTGTGACAAGGCTTAATCTGTGTTCCACCAACAGACATTTTAGCATCCATCAAATCTCTGAAATGAGAAAAACATACAGTGATTAGTTAGTTAAACATTAGCTGGAAATGATACTGCACTGGTACCACATATCATTGTGAAGGTAAAACACAAGGTGAACGGAAATGTTGAGACTTGATGAAACTTTCAACTTTTATagtaaaagtatataaaatgtttggaATCGAGGAATCGGACTTTGAGCCGATTCCGCACAATATGATTCCTAACTCCATTTCATGAATGAACAACAAGCCTTGAAGatttttttacaaaaagtaaaaaaaaaaaaaaaatgtacaatttcaatttattcatatgtgtgtgtgtgtgtgtgtgtgtgtgtgtgtgtgtgtgagagagagagagagagagagagagagagagagagagagattatgactggtggtgtttattgtaagtgtttgttgcctttttggactcctttatcatttgtaatgttgctcccatataaaacagttcagctcgagcccagacatttttagggtcatgattgaggacaatgtcccgtccagagacaaactgtttcgtgttgaggttttgttcaaaccgactatcgaaccctctctaatgaatgtttttttttttcattggttgttccGTTAAATCTTTTCTGATTggttattgtgtagcctctttttttgattggctgataagtgtcaggctcggttaagaactgagacgcgcttgattcctgcccggttccatagagacagcggtgcggactgatacattttgggtgctgcggcttattaaataaatgattaatagtaaaaggtttttctgcgtgagaaatacaatgtgtggtgggagagcgggAGAAAAGATCAGAATGCGTGAATGTcactcaatgcgtgacacttgacagccctgtacattaaaaaaaaaaagtgggaatCCTATAAAGTCGCATAAACACGGTTTAAAACATAATCATTACAAGTCAATCCGGTATAAGACATTATGAGAGGAGACAATCGGTAGCTTTAGAGGACAGAAAATCTTTAGGCCCGGTGGAAAATACAAACatctttaaatgatttttaatttgcATGAACTTACCTCGATATCGCGAGAAATGGTGTCAAAGTTCATGGTCTGCTTTTGTTCTGACGTTATCCGCTTCGAATGATGAGGAAATTAGAACACTTGGAACAGCGTTGCTTCTATTACGTAATAAAGCGGTTACCTAGCAACCAGCGTCATCCTAACGATGGACTTCTGCCGGAAATTATTGCGTCATCAgtgttcaatttaattcaatgcaattcaaatttatttgtatggcgctttttacaattgacatcgtctcaatgcagctttacagaacataaacatagaacaaaaggttattataaagattaatagaatgcaaaattcttaaatgtgtttatccccaatgagcaagtctgaggtgactcaggtgactgtggggaggaaaaactcccttagatggtaaaggaagaaaccttgagaggaaccagacacaaaggggaacctcatcctcatgtgggtgacactggagggtgtgattataaatcaccTTTCCTTTTTAATCAGAAGTGAACTTCATATCTAcattcttacatttatttattaatacacagTTTTTAGAATTTTGTTGGATAtcaaaaagcacacacatacacacacacacacactcagttgaGATGACTATCGCTGAGTTTACTGTTAAATGTCAGTcacatgtgagtgtgagtcaAACAGAACTGCAGCCTCCACACCTTACTTGATCACGTCAGACAGTAAAATATTGTTGTTAACACTAGAGGTGTGATTTCTGagggtttattttttctcttcaccAGGAACATGTGGAGAGAACGTGATTACTGAAGGACGTCCAGACTGTAAGGGAAAGTCAACAGATCAGGTTAGCAAACGTAAAATGAGTTATAACAGATCTGTTTCTACCTTTAGAgcttttgttgtatttgtgaTACACTGCAGGTAACACACATGACCCACACATGCtttcactgaacactgagttATAGGAAATGATCTTCTGCTGCTTCTATCAGAACAACACATGGTGTAAAGAAAGAAGTCAGATTTGGAGATTTGTGTCGTCTTTACAGGA includes these proteins:
- the LOC132855138 gene encoding cilia- and flagella-associated protein 57-like yields the protein MDAKMSVGGTQIKPCHSFGVCKDVKNNLLFQDEETVIFPSGKYCISYNFHQQHPKFIHRTKGSNAMQALALSPDRRYLAVSERGKWGSIVIIDLEDQKRPKKQVLMGKDCGVQDFICMAFSADAEYLIGQAGGPTWNLICWQWKKNKLIATVKTTIQGNISQISFNPENEKQVCVTGKGIFKIFKFKTETLRLEKSYKVEKLNILCHTWMPGDFVIAGSEEGQLLILKSKCLQRLGKESEGQKEKVESPTPMAAVTAIVPYSKGFACSSGRGLVSLYEETQYNDDYRKIETLRIPVHPYSSQPLQEIATMCTSPSEETLAISTEQGQLYHISFTSEDIIENKKTKFKYLSHCLHSGSITGMSVCATKPLIATCSKDCTVHIWNYSTKTLVQFKEFDEEPLCVSIHPNSLFILVGFSTEVCLMNVLNDNMRTVRKYPTGSCTECVFNHDGNKFASVNQNVITIYNIRTQKKMDLNEHHKKVQSVKWSENDTRLVSCGMDGNVFVWDVLVGNVVIRNEKTCSYADMAFSPTNGSIHCVDRSHIWEISNEGVLCEMASDGAANTAIAVTRSGRSVFVGTAAGTVKVLDYSLEKEMKWKEHQAHSGPITKMAVTPSDQYLLTASKDGSLFIWSISDEDGQTVETVSEVDYTEEVLCTKKFVDEKEDTINELKFHVEWMEKEQEITMNMMDVNCNEKINGIKQSYQKQIQALKEELQILRSLKQMEKDSYENVKAEMKENTAKAMKDREMILDMEPRLEFEKNKEFEQKLQLVQENLENELQKTKENNRSEMEESKQAYDTELQELQAAFEQEVKNAKDKQQRILEDATYEILELYSEYEKDIQEEKETAQMFEQELQLMDKNLTTYWTIKSLSEEQLSKISELREEMQKLKDQLWDVSQNFRCLSKVKEEQSQIISDQESSIEELKKNIEDLERSLEESKKELFSVIVQSEKHDKERKGSSQLSVIGQLQEKVEENNYMFSKIVAEISVAMKKNQEIIFDLKRKIEVKDKDLSIEREKVISVNNMVERMKNDIYNCSRFIQEPKKLKEKFIELHKRHIHEPDVNISVVDEDLLKHNKQIEYFYNILESQRSAHIKEMQTEMNKNYRLTAENRSLSEQLIDQRLKQLHLLNSCKEQNIQCNCMASGKKKNKCVYTADQKSLLKLRQRQITW